The following are encoded together in the Proteiniphilum saccharofermentans genome:
- a CDS encoding OmpA family protein encodes MKKFGLLLFSALVAFSISAQEVQNVSHGTVYLKNKASDNWYIGLGGGTNLYMTKGENDADANFGDRLGWMGQLEIGRWNSPNWGARVVIDGGLIKHVAGAPVPDEQNWLGGHLDLMYNVTNAWGSYNPDRVYSLVPYLGIGYMYGLDDWKKPNPDGDLFKHQNQTLTYNVGLINNFQLSKSVALFLELGWRVMQESFDKSGAAGDYEYDSMFTGTAGIKFGLGGKQDFTPAELMDYNLINDLNSQINRLRAENEELRLRPESCPECPEVQPTVVEEAVYVPNVVFFRINSAKIDRGQQISVHNTAEYMKANPNAKVNIVAYADRQTGTPEYNFALSEKRARAVADALTNDHGISSDRISIDWKGDTEQPYAENDWNRVAIFFVE; translated from the coding sequence ATGAAAAAGTTTGGTTTACTTTTATTTTCTGCTCTTGTTGCTTTCAGCATAAGTGCACAAGAAGTACAAAACGTTTCTCACGGTACAGTGTATCTGAAAAACAAAGCAAGTGATAATTGGTATATTGGTCTTGGCGGTGGAACCAACCTCTACATGACTAAAGGCGAAAATGATGCCGATGCGAACTTCGGTGATCGTCTGGGATGGATGGGACAACTTGAAATCGGACGCTGGAACTCTCCTAACTGGGGTGCTCGTGTGGTAATTGACGGTGGCCTTATCAAGCACGTAGCAGGTGCTCCTGTTCCTGATGAACAAAACTGGCTAGGCGGTCATTTAGACCTGATGTACAACGTTACCAATGCATGGGGCAGCTACAATCCTGACAGGGTTTACAGCCTGGTTCCTTATCTTGGTATCGGTTACATGTACGGACTGGACGACTGGAAAAAACCCAATCCTGACGGCGATCTGTTCAAACACCAGAATCAGACATTGACCTACAATGTGGGTTTGATCAACAATTTCCAACTTTCCAAGAGCGTAGCCCTCTTCCTCGAACTGGGATGGAGAGTAATGCAGGAATCCTTTGATAAGAGCGGAGCAGCCGGAGATTATGAATATGACAGCATGTTCACCGGTACTGCAGGTATCAAATTCGGTCTTGGAGGAAAACAGGATTTCACTCCTGCCGAACTGATGGATTACAACCTGATCAACGACTTGAACAGCCAGATCAACAGACTGCGTGCTGAAAACGAAGAACTGAGACTGAGACCGGAATCTTGCCCGGAATGTCCTGAAGTTCAACCGACTGTTGTTGAAGAAGCTGTATACGTTCCTAACGTAGTATTCTTCCGCATCAATTCCGCGAAGATCGACAGAGGTCAGCAAATCAGTGTTCACAATACTGCTGAATACATGAAAGCTAACCCGAATGCGAAAGTTAACATCGTAGCTTATGCCGACAGACAAACAGGTACTCCTGAATACAACTTTGCACTTTCTGAAAAACGTGCAAGAGCGGTTGCCGATGCTTTGACTAACGACCACGGAATCAGCAGCGATCGTATCTCTATTGACTGGAAGGGTGATACCGAACAGCCGTATGCAGAAAACGACTGGAACCGTGTTGCTATCTTCTTCGTTGAGTAA
- a CDS encoding sigma-70 family RNA polymerase sigma factor produces MRQLKITKSITNRESASLDKYLQEIGREDLITVEEEVELAQAIKRGDRQALEKLTRANLRFVVSVAKQYQNQGLSLPDLINEGNLGLIKAAEKFDETRGFKFISYAVWWIRQSILQALAEQSRIVRLPLNQVGSLNKISKAFQKFEQENERRPSAEELAHELDLSVEKVTDSLKVSGRHISMDAPFVEGEDNSLLDVLVNDDAPVADRTLINESLQKEIDRALSTLTERESDIIKMFFGIGCQEMTLEEIGDKFQLTRERVRQIKEKAIRRLRQDSRSKLLKTYLG; encoded by the coding sequence ATGAGACAATTAAAGATTACAAAATCAATCACAAACCGGGAAAGTGCTTCTTTGGACAAATACCTCCAGGAAATCGGTCGTGAAGATCTGATCACTGTGGAGGAGGAGGTCGAGTTGGCACAAGCCATCAAAAGGGGTGATCGTCAGGCACTGGAAAAACTCACCAGGGCCAATCTCCGTTTTGTGGTATCGGTAGCGAAGCAATACCAGAACCAGGGATTGAGCTTACCTGACCTGATCAATGAGGGGAACCTGGGTCTGATAAAAGCTGCCGAGAAATTCGATGAAACCAGGGGGTTTAAATTTATCAGTTATGCCGTTTGGTGGATTCGTCAATCGATTCTGCAAGCTTTAGCCGAGCAGTCCAGAATTGTCAGATTACCGTTGAACCAGGTGGGATCACTCAATAAAATCAGCAAGGCTTTCCAGAAGTTTGAACAGGAGAATGAACGGAGGCCTTCTGCAGAAGAATTGGCTCACGAACTGGATCTGTCTGTGGAAAAAGTGACGGATTCACTAAAAGTGTCAGGCCGCCATATTTCTATGGACGCTCCTTTTGTGGAAGGAGAAGACAATAGCTTGTTGGATGTCCTGGTGAACGATGACGCTCCTGTTGCTGACCGTACACTAATTAATGAATCTCTCCAGAAGGAGATCGACAGGGCACTCTCCACACTAACCGAAAGAGAAAGCGATATAATTAAAATGTTTTTCGGTATAGGATGCCAGGAAATGACTCTTGAAGAGATCGGTGATAAATTCCAGTTGACGCGTGAACGTGTCCGCCAGATCAAAGAGAAAGCCATACGCAGACTCAGACAAGACTCCAGGAGCAAGTTATTAAAAACTTACCTTGGCTAA